A stretch of DNA from Chloroflexota bacterium:
CGCAATTGCCGCGAGCATCGCACACGCGAACGCCACGACGATCCCGTACCGCATCGGAATGCGAATGTGATTGACGATGGGAATTTCGTGGAGCGCGAGGTACGGCAAGGGGATGCTCGTCAATTGTCCGGCGATATGCAAGTACGGACCGAAACTAGACAGCGCGAACGCGAGCGCGACCAAAAACCAAAAGAGCGCCTGTCGCCATCGGCGAACAAGCGCGTACCCCGCGAGCGCAAGCACGACGTAGCCGACAAATGCCTGGCGGTCCGGCGAGAGTGCGCTCCCATCATTCGCGTTGACGCCCGCGTTCACCCCGGCGATTTTCAGCGGCGCGTTCGCGTACAGCGCACTCTCCGCGTGCGGCAGAAGGTACGCGAGTAAATCGTACGCGCGGTCGGTTGAGTACTTGACTGGGAAAACGCGAATATAGTTGCCACCCTCCAGCGCAAAATCCTGCGCGACAAAAAACAACATCGGCGCGGCAACGAGCACGCTCACGATACCGCTAATCGCCCAACTACTCAACCACCCAACTGCCTTGTTTCGCGCATCGCGCCACCCGCTCACCATCACGTACACCGCGTAGAGCGCGGTGAACAAAACAAGAAACGCGGCGATCTGAAAATCAATGTACGCATTCAGTCCCAGGAACAGCCCGGCAAGAATCGCGTCGCGCCACAACGTTGTCCGCGTCGCGCGCAACAGGAACAAGACGTAGAACGGAATGAACTGGGTATTGAAAAGATTGAAGAACGCGAGACCGTAACCGAGACGCAGAGGTGCGAACGCAAAGATCAGACCGGCGACGAACGCAGCAAATGGCGAATGGCGAATGGCGAGTCGCCGTTGCTCGATAACAAACTTGACCAATAGAAATGTTTGGAACGGCGGCAACGAGCCAGCATCTATTTTCGATTTTCGATTTTCGATTTTCGATTGCGCGAGCACCTCGCGCGCAAGCAGAAACGTCCCGTACGCGGTCAATACGGTCGCCGCGATGTACATCGCGTTGTGCGCGGCGACCAAACCAAACGCGTACTGCAACGGCAACGCGAGCACACCGATGAGCGAGACCGCCCACAACAATTGCGTCGCGCCGCCGAGTGGATAAAACACGTAATCGCTGTGAAACGGATTAACGTCGAGTTCGAGCGCGCGCCTGATCCAACCCAGCGCCCACACGAAACTCGGCGCATCACCTTCCACGCCGGGAATCGCCGTCGCAAAATTCAGCGCGAGCGGAAGCGCCATCCCAATCGTGAGCAGAGCGTATGCAATTAAAACGAGAAAATGTTTGCGTCCGCCACGCATCACGCCTGAATACTTCCCAGCGTCATTAGGACGCGAAACGCGTTGTACACGGTTGGAAAATCATCGTGCGTGAACTCGACGACGCGCGGCGCGACGCGTTGGACGCCGGGCATCATCACGCACATTTCGGCTTGCGATGAGCGCGCGAGCGCGACGCGCAACGTGATCGGCGACTTGACAACAAACGGTGCGCGCTTTCGCGCGAGCGCGCGCTCCGCCGATTCACGAATCAACGCGCACGCCTTGGTCGGATGCAGACATTTCGCGGCGACGCGCCCGACCGCTTCTTTCACGACAGCGACATGCAGATCATCGCCGAGCAACTCCTGCGCTTGTGCACATGCAGTTTGATCACCGGTAAAAAGCGCAATCGGTACACTGAAATGTCCGGCGAGCGCGGCATTCAATCCAATCTCGCCCACTTCGACCTGGTTTAACCACACGCCTTGCAACACACGCGGACCATCCCAGGTATGATCCAGATTCGCCAGTTCCGAACCGGCGCGCGCGTGATAGCCGGTGCAAAACACCGCGTCGTACGTCGCGTCAATCCCGGACATCATCGAGTACGGCTTGGGCGAGCCGCTCAACAGAATCGCATCGGGGTGCATCTCGGCAGGTGACAGATTCCGCATTCCATCGTGCGAATCGTTGACGAGCACATCGGTCGCGCCGCCCTTGAACGCGCCTTCGATTGCCGCGTTCACTTCGGCGATCATCAGTTTGCGCGCCGCCGGATATTCGGCGTGTTCTGGCTCGGTTTGATTCGAATGCACGACGCCACTCGTGCCTTCCATGTCGGCAGAAATGTAGACCTTCATCGAAACCTCCATTTTCATCGCCGCTCATTCTATCCGAATCCGCGCAGAAATCAAACAATACAAAGTAGGGGCGAAGCATTTTTCCGCGCAAGCGTGCGAAAAAGGCTTCGCCCCCACCCAGCCATTCGTTTATTCG
This window harbors:
- a CDS encoding M55 family metallopeptidase; translation: MKVYISADMEGTSGVVHSNQTEPEHAEYPAARKLMIAEVNAAIEGAFKGGATDVLVNDSHDGMRNLSPAEMHPDAILLSGSPKPYSMMSGIDATYDAVFCTGYHARAGSELANLDHTWDGPRVLQGVWLNQVEVGEIGLNAALAGHFSVPIALFTGDQTACAQAQELLGDDLHVAVVKEAVGRVAAKCLHPTKACALIRESAERALARKRAPFVVKSPITLRVALARSSQAEMCVMMPGVQRVAPRVVEFTHDDFPTVYNAFRVLMTLGSIQA